ATTACTGCTTCTATAGGGAAAAGAATATCACTTTCAACTCCATTCTCTTCTATCTATAAAGATGTATAACTATAAATATACACaagtagaaatacatatatgtggATAATCTTGTATTATGAATAGGTATATGCAGGATggatgtattttatgtatagaaTGGAAATATATTCAaatgcatgtgttgtgtgtgtgtgtgtgtgtgtgtgtgtgtgtgatattgtgCTCACTCATATAGGTGAGCACAAATTTGTATCTGTACATGGGGTGTGTGTagctacaacacacacacacacacatatgaaaaagaTTGCAAAAGAGTGGGTatttaaattttgagaaattAATTAGAGTTggaaataaagtataaaataggAGAAATATAGCAAATTATAGGAATTATTTTTCCTAAGCATTTTAAAATGGTCTTCACTGGGAAAAGGGCATTACGTATTAATTTAAAggttgtcagattttttttttttttaactttaggaaCCTAGCTATGACCCactgttttctcttcccaaacTTCTATTATCTATTAAGGAAATGACGGCAGTCTGTCAGCCCTTTCCAACGTTGATCCTTTGTTCAGATGTGGGGGCTGAGGCCAGGGAGCTGCAGGTTCACTGGCCATAGGCTCCCCTTTCCCCAGCATCCAGCCACTGACAGCCTCCAGGTATCCTGGCCCTTCTCCCTGTACATACCTCAAGTGTGCCTAGCATTGTTCTGACTAGTTtgttgtgaacttgacacaaactagagtcatccgGCAAGTGGattgcctccaccagattggcctgtgagcattttcttgattgatgatcgATGCAAACCAGTCCAGCTCActgactgagcaaaccatgaggagcaagccagtaagcagcgctcctcctGGCTTctactttagttcctgcctccaggttcctgccttgagttcctgccctgacttctcttagTAATGAAGCGCAACTTGAGagttataagataaaataaacccttccctccttgAACtatttttggtcctggtgttttatcacagcgataggAACCCTAAGACAAACATCCCTCCCATCACTTCATCCAGCAAGTGCCCTCCTCCACTGCATGTCCTGGAGAGGGTGGGCCTCTTGAATGGGCAGTGAAGGAAGAACTGAGGTAAGGGCATGTCTGAGGGGCCAGGAGTAACACAGCATGAAGGAGGACCAAGTAGGAGGAGGTATGTCTGAACCTGGTGTCCAGGAAGGCAGCCAGTGACTGGATCCCAGGAACTCTCTGCTTGTACTTCTCtcttcagagaagcagaggctCCCTCCAGATGGTCCCTGGCATTGTATACACGATGGGCTCTGCCCCAGTTTAACAcatttctggcctctgccaggacAAGAAATTAACAACATCCCTCCAAGTCAGCACTCTGGCTTTGCTTTACAACTCAATCCAAACAGAGAACAGCTCCGCCTACCATAACTATTTTTACCAACTGGCACATTCTCTCACTGTCTCTGGTTCCAGGTCGGCTgcaagctcagcctggtgttctTCCAGTATTGTATCATGGCGAACTTCTACTGGCTTCTGGTGGAGGGTCTCTACCTGCACACCCTCCTGGTGGCCATCCTTCCTCCCAGCAGGTGCTTCCTGGCCTATCTTCTGATTGGATGGGGTAAGGGCTTCATACTCCCCATCTTGATTCCCATCTCATTTGGCCAAAGTATGCAGGCTTCTGCTCAGAACTCCACACCAGCGGGTATACTAAGTGGTCACCTTGGGTGCACTGGGGATTCCATTGATGTCAACTAAGGACCTGACTTAAATTGCTTTAGCATTCTACCTCTGTTCACACTCCCCACCCCaaaccccacccccgccccgcagTGCATTCACGCCTTGACTTTAAATGAAACTGAGCTACTGACAAGTAGCAAAAAGTTGTTCCTACCCCCTTTTCCCTGTCAGTtcatatcaacaacaaaaaatcaggaAGGATCAGATTAAATGGCACATCTACCTGCTGGCAGGAGTCCAGCCCTTCCCAGAGCAGGGTGGGATGGAAGCTTGTGTGGCTTGGAGGGGCAAACACACAGCCACTTAGGAGCCTGTGAGCATGGCTCTCTCTTGCCTGGCCTCCCTGTCTTTAGGAGACAGGCTTCATCCCTGTTCAAAGTCTCAACTTTCAGACATATTTATCTTTGTGGCCCAATAAGGTGTAAGTTCACATGCTGATGAAGACATTAAGTGAGAGCTTCCACATGGTCCTTTGGCTGCAAATTCTTCTTTGGAAGTTCTGGCTCTTGAGTACCAGGTGTGTGGGGAGGCTGTTCCTCATCAATGAGACTGAGCCAATCTGATGGGGTCTCTCCACAGGCATCCCCAGTGTGTGTATAGGCGCATGGACAGCAACTCGCCTCTCTTTAGAAGACACAGGGTGAGTGCTGTGTGTGTAGCCATGCCTGTGAAATAAGGTCTTCCAGTGCTGGTTGAATATCTGGAAACTAAAGAAGCTTGTATGATTAGAGGCAAGAAACACTTGCAGCCGGTCAAGACATTTCTAGGCAGTATTTAGCACCCTGTGATTAGCAGACAGATGCGTGGATGGTCGCGGGCAAGACTCACTACACGTTCCAGTGTTTGGAAGACGGGCCACACGAGAGGTGAAGATCAAGCCAGGCCTGTGGTTTAGCTAAAATTGGGACAAACCAGGCAGAATGAGTGATATTTTGCATGACTCTTTGGTGTCACCAGAAGAGCAAAGCAGAAATAAGCAGGTTtcctggtgtgggggtggggacaacAATAGAAAACATTGAGATCAGGCTACCTGGCTGCCTGGATGGCCTCTGTGAGCAGCTCCTCCTTCGAGAACTTCTGAGCCtagtggtagtggcacatgcacTCCTAGCCTAAATGTATCCCATGAAAGACCCCAGGGCAGCAACTGTCCGCTGAGGAGCATATCACTCTGTGAGTGGATGGTCTAAACCAACCTCTTTAGCCTTGACTTCCCACTGACAGTGGAAAGAAACCCCTCAGCTGGGGTAGCTGGCCCAGTCACCCTGGAAGGCTGCAAGGCTCTTCATgctctgtgggttcctgagaggATGAACATGAGTTCTCAGGGCTGGCTCAACCGCCTGTGTCACATTGCCAAACTGGGGTCCAAAGGCCATGGAACTCTGCCCTTGCTGGAACAGTTAGCATCCACTGTGGGCCGTGGATACCAAAGCGGGAAGCCTTACATAATCATGCTGCTGCTGGAGATAAACCTTAAGGAAAATCAGGCCCACTTCAACCACTCTCAAGGCATATTTTTAACTCTGCCTTTAAAACACAGATGCAAACAACTGGGGAGAATACGTTTTTTTCAGAATGAAGAAAAGCCTTCATGACATCAGGTGAAGGGAGAGCTCATGCCTTGAATTAAATCGCAGCTTTGAGACTTAGGCACCCTGGAGCTACATGCCATCCCACACCCACCCCCATTAGCAGACGGTCAGGATGACTCACTGAGGAGAGCTGCTTCACTCTACATGCACAGCAGTTAGATCTAGTTAGAGGTGACTGGGAAATCTGGGTCTGATTGACAGATGGAATGAAAGGTCCAAGAAGGGGGAAGGTTGGTTCTGTGAGCTCCATGTGAGAGGCCAGTCCTCAGTTGAACATTTCTGCACAGAGCCTGGTTTGTAGGTTGATTCAATGTGACaccagtttctttctctctaacaGTTGTTGGGACACAAACGACCACAGCATCCCCTGGTGGGTCATTCGGATACCAATTCTAATTTCTATTGTAGTAAGTAGCTGCCTATGGAGAAGCTCTGATCTGCTCTTCTTTTATGTATCTGCACTGTGCAGAGTGCAGCCACCATACGTCACTGTGTGCCAATGGCTACCACCTTCCTAAAGAAGGGCCCCATCACCTCCAGGACAGTTCCCAGGGAAGGGTGGACTCTGAGGGGTAAAGACCAGAATCTAGGCCTGAAGGAGATGATAATAGTCAGTTGCACATCTCCAGCTGCTCAGATAGCCACGACTTTATGCAGTAGTGCCCTCAATGCCCACATGAGGTCTTCTTTGGTGCGGTGGGCAGACCTAGTGCCTGGCTGGGGTAGATGGTGGCCAAATCCTGTACATGGGTGGTCAGGGATAAGATTGAAGGCACCCACAGATCAGGTAGCCCTTTGTTGTCTCTGTACAGGTCAACTTTGCCCTCTTCATCAGCATTATAAGGATCTTACTTCAGAAGCTAACCTCCCCAGATGTCGGTGGCAACGATCAGTCACAGTACAAGTGAGTATCTGCTGGCCCAGTGTGAAAAATATATATCGAAGTATGTGGAGAGTAGAGCCCAGTGCTAGAGAGTAGGTCTTCCAGGTTCCTAGATGGCCTAAGGTACCGCTGGCACTGACATTGGAGTCTGCcagcccagcactcagaggggCCAAGAAGCCGTGCTGATAGGATGATGGtgctaaaaaaaggggggggaccTTTTCTCATGTTTGAGAGCATGCTGCAGTCTTGGAATGAGGGAGTTCCTTACATGTGTGTCCTTGCTCTGATACCGCAGCTTGTCATCTCCCTTAACCACACATTATTCTTCATATTGTCTGTCATCCCTACCAGATCCTGGGGCTGGCATCTTGTGCTTGGACCTACCTCAGTAATTATCTAACAAGCTGTGTATCATGTGAAGGGCACAGGGCAGAGGTCAGGAATGTCACCCAGCTAATTTATGATTATCCAAGGAAGCCATAAATTACCTGTaattcacaaattaaaaatagactCCAACTCAGGTGTGACCTGAACCTAATGAGCTCAGTGCTGGTGTATTTGATGCAGCTCAGGAGCCTCGAATTAGACGAGGCTGTACAGGGTAAGAGCTGCATCTCGCTGGCCAGGTCATCAGCTCCCAGGCACTTGGAAATTACCACCTACATCCAGGTTCCTTCCCAtccacaaaaaaataaagcagcatccatgtgggtgctgagccgAAGAGTGGGTGAGCAGAAGGGGGCCTTCCCTAAATTTTGTCTCCTCCCTGTAAATAGGATGGACATTTGCCTGTTAGGTTTGAGAGACAATTGCATTAATCCTTGAAAGACAttcagtgcctggcacagagtCAAGAAGGAGTGGGGTGGGCATTCAAGTCTCAGTCGTGCCATGCTGTGCACAAAGTACTAGGAATAAGTTCCTATCTGTGGAAGAAGTCATCTACACATAACCGTGCCCACATGGTGCTTGGAAAGAGATGCTGGTCCCCGTGCATCCCCCCTGCAGCCTTGAAAAGCAGGGTGGGCATTCTTAGTCGCCCCGCAATTGAATTTGGACTTTCAGCAAATCTCGTTTAGTGTCTGTGCTGACCTTTTCTCTGGGTTTCTGGGGAGTGTTTATTAAGAAGGTCTTGAGATAGATGCTTTTATTTTGGAAACAGAATTATATGGGGTAATGAAGTCTGTGCTTTCCAGGGTGATGAGAAGGGCAGAGGGCTGTGCTTCACCCCTTGGGTTGTAGCAAAGAAGGACTAAAGACCTGCCTTTCCCGCAGCACATCCCTGGAGACAGATGGGTAGACAGGCCATGTAAATGACCTATCAGCAGCTTCCTTCTAACCTCAGCTAAAGGAATGGTGCTCCGTAGCCTAGTGACCCACCATGCTGATGCTGAAGGACTTGGGCACAGAGCCTTGAGGGTGCACATTTGCAAGGTAGCAGCTGCACTGGTGTCTTGTTGGTAGGGATACCTTCCACTTGTACCCATGGCCATCACAGAAAGGACCAGGCTTCTGTGCAGGCTATGAAATGGGGAAATCCTGTCCTTGGACACAGGATGTGGAAAAAGGCACACACCTCTAGAACTTGCAtaccctgtgtcttagttaggtttactattttttttttaaagatttaatctatttattatgtatacagtgttctgtttgcatgtatggctgcagaccagaagagggcgctagatcttattacagatggttgctaggaattgaactcaggacctctggaagagcagccagatgctcttaaccgctgagccacctctccagccctaggttTACTATTGCTaagatgaaataccatgaccaaaaagcaagttgggtaGGAAACAGTTTATTctacttacacttccacatcactgttcatcactgaaagatgtcaggacaggaactcaaacagggtaggatcctagaggcaggagctaataCAATGAGCTAGGcctttccccatcaatcactaattaagaaaatgttgtacaGCCGGACCTTATGGAGGCctcttctcagttgaggttgGATCCTTTCAGCTaactagctgtgtcaagttggtgTAAGATTAGTCAGAATACCCTCTTCGGTGTGGACTTGAAGAGGAGACCTTTAAAAATAAGTTaggaaaaactgatttttccccctGTGTTAGGAAGTGATGAGAGAAGCAAGAgggacaggaagcaggaggagtcTCCTGCCTCCCCTAGCTGAATCGAGAGGGGCTGTGTGCTTAGAGATACCCAGCAACCAGGAGAGGGCTCCCACTTGGCTGCATACCCTCCAGGTGGCTTCTCATGCACACTCACTCCTGAGCAGTTGGAGGCACCTGAGGATGGTAAGCGAAATACCTGGTCCCTAGTATGGGGCTCATAGAACATGATGAGGACAGCAAGCCTCACGTGTCAGAGGcctagagcaggggttctcaaagTAACTAGGAACTGGGCAGATTTGGGGGCTGCTGCCCCGCTGTCCCCTGTTCCAGAATTCTGGTGAGGCTTGAGCTACAACAAGACCTCCACATGATTCCAATGCAGTAGTAAGTCTGGGGAGCTGTGGCTGAAATAACTCAGCTGCCAGGAAAAGCCTGATCCATATTGACTGGTGTCTGTATCAGTAAAGAAGGACCCCTCTATGTGTTGGGGGGATGCCTCATGCAGTGCCCCTCCCATTGCTAAGAATGGAGTCCAGGGTCCTGGCTCATAGTAGGCTTTGTCACTGAACAATAGCCCAGCCCTCCCAGAATGCACCTGTTCAAGACTAGTGTGGCCCACTTGTCGGCACTGGTGACAAAGGACCATAAGTCCCCTGAAGCTGGTGAGCCACACAACACGCCCTGTAAGAACCTTCTCTTCGTGAGTAAAATCACATAGCCACATTTGCAAATTCTGCCCAAATGTGCCAAGAGGAGGGTTCACTAAGTACAAGAAAAGTAAGCACCTGCACGTTCCCTGACCGCTTCAGTCCCCCTCCCCCGACAGCTCCCACGGTCCAGAGTGGGAGAAGCGAGCAGCTCAAAGCCTCATGTTCTTCTTCTACCAGGAGGCTGGCCAAGTCCACACTGCTGCTAATCCCACTGTTCGGCGTCCACTACATGGTGTTCGCTGCCTTCCCCATTGGTATCTCCTCCACGTACCAGATCCTGTTTGAGCTATGTGTTGGGTCCTTCCAGGTAAGTGTGGGAGGCGCTGTGGGCACTGCAAACTGTGGGCAGCTCTGATCCTCTGTCTCTTTGCAGGGCCTGGTGGTAGCAGTGCTATACTGCTTCCTGAACAGTGAGGTAAGTCCTCTGTCAATTGGAACTGAGCACTGACACCGGGGTCAGGAGTGGGCCTCATCGCTCACCTCTGCCCAGCTGTGCCCCCCACAACCAAGGCCAAAGTTGCTGTCCCCAAATCCCCACTTGGGAAGGCTTCCACCCCTTCCAGCAAAATTTAACCTCTGTCCTCCACCAATGTCTCCCTCATGGTCAGCATCTTACTCTTCCACAACCTACAACTTGGTCCAAGAAGTTATGGTGTTGGTGGGAAGAGCTGGGCCTCATTGAGAAATGCATCACTTTGTCCCAAGACAAAGTCAGAGCCCGGTTCTCCTTCTGTGACCTCTCCCTTCCATTCACCCTTCAGTCTCCAGAATCTACCCACCCTAGGTCTTGCTGACTGTTCCTGTGACCCTCACCTGATGACCAGCCCCTTCTTCTAGTCACTAAGAAAGACTTTTACAGAGCCAACATCCATGTCCCCTTCCAACACTTTCTTCACTCAGAGTCCTTAAAGGGGAAAGATGTTGATGAAGGTCCTAAAGGAGCCATGGGGCTGTGCTGAGGCAAGACGGGCCCCATACTACTTCAGACTCCCCAGTATCCCTAAGGCTATACCTTTTCTGTCTTACCCCAGCTACTTACAGCCCCATGCTGCATCAGTATATCCTCCTGGTGTCTGGCATTCACATTCAGCAAAGCTGGGCCCATCTCCTACAGCTCTGTGTTCTGCCTGCCCCTCCTCACTCACTCAGCACCTTCCTGAGGATAAAACTTCTCTCCAGGAACCAGTAATGGGGGTGGGCCAGAGCACACATCCGGTGGCTACTAGAGAAGAGTTTAAACCACACCAGCTGTTTGCTGTCCAGTGGGTGAATCCATGCTGCTTGTCTCCTTAGAGAATACATGAGTTCCTGCATTCCGAGCTGACCCTCATTAATTCCCTCATCCCCAGGTACAGTGTGAACTGAAAAGAAGGTGGCGAGGCCTGTGCCTGACCCAACCTGGGAGCCGGGACTACCGGCTGCATAGCTGGTCCATGTCCCGGAATGGCTCAGAAAGCGCCCTACAGATACACCGTGGCTCCCGCACCCAGTCCTTCCTGCAGACAGAGACCTCGGTCATTTAGCGGTGTCCCTCAAATGTAACTGACAGTGCTGCTGGGTTTGACACATGTGTTTGCTGGCTTCCtctgctgctccagtgcctgaTGCCTTACTGGGTCAGCCCTGGTCCTCACTCTGATCCTCATGAGTAACTCAATCGAAACACTAATTATTATTGTCAAACTCTGGCCTTTTAAGCCATCCTCTTCATAACATGGCTCAGCCACATAGGCAGGTCTACTTTCAAAGACAGCAAGAAAGCCAAGTGGCCTTGATCATCAAAACTGGAGCCTGGTACATCTGAAGAAGACAAGGAGGAAGTTTCTGGttccctgcctcctggcagggGGAACCGGGTCCAGAACCAGCTGACCATCACCGCCCTGTGGCACCCAGTGCATGCCTGTGGATGTCTATGAAATTCCTCCTCAATCTATGACCGACCAGGGAAACCAGCTGACAGCAGCCTTCTCGTCCTAGAAGCTTCCTGGTCCCCATGGCCTTGagttctgtgctgtgggatgggccTCTGCATCTGGACAGCTACACCCCTGCTACTCCCTGGACCATTTGGTAGTGACCAAAGATAGGCCAGGGACGATGTTCCTGGTTCCGTGGCCAAGCCAGGAGCTCATATCCTCCTGGTCACTTAGCATCTGCTGCTTCCTACAGGTGATGAGCAGCTCTGGATTCCAGGCTGGCCCATCAAGATGGAGGCCCTGATGACTTGTCCATACAGCCCAGAGATGTTCTCTAGGCAACAGAAAACTGTACTCTTTTTGAAGAAAGTCAGCATCTTAACATGgtttaaaaagagaattattGTCTCAAGATATAAGATGGCATCAAGCACTCCTTTCCAATATTTGCCAATAATAATCCTTGCTGCTCCTGTTATTTTCAACTGTGGACAGGGAAGTTACAGCATGGTGAAGGGGCAGCTGGAGAGTGAGAACGCCTGGCCCTGCAGTGCCCAGAGACCCTGAGAAACCGCCCTGGCCCCATGCAAGGACCTGGTGTTCTGACACAGTCTatgtaaccacacacacaccccacacacacatatacacacacacacatacacacacacacacacacacatacacacacaaacacacacacacatacacacacaaacacacacacacatacacacacacatacacacacaaacacacacaaacacacacacatacacacacatacatacacatacacacacacacaaacacacacacatacacacacaaacacacacacatacacacaaacacacacacatacacacaaacacacacacacaaacacacacacatacacacacatacacacacacaaacacacacacatacacacacaaacacacacactcgaGCATGCCAAGGATAAGAGCTGCAAAGTGTTTTTCCTGTGGTTCCTGTGGCATGTAGATCCTAGGCATCATGAATGTCTATGATCTCAACGATTGTTCCAGGGCCAGAGGTCTCAGGGTCATGAAACCACAGAAGAGCCCCACTTCCAGTTCTCTAGAAATAAAACCAGTACATGAGGACTTCAGGACAGCAGAGAAGTGAGTATCTAGAGACTAGCTAAAGCCCAGTGGCCAGACTTCTGGCCTGAATATCTGTCCCACAGGACTGCCCCTGGAGTTTTGATCTCATCAactcttttgttgttggtggtggtggtggttgttgttgttgtttttcgagacagggtttctctgtgtagctttggagcctgtcctggatctcgctctgtagaccaagctggtctcgaactcacaaagattcgcctgggtctgcctcctgagtgctgg
Above is a genomic segment from Peromyscus leucopus breed LL Stock chromosome 14, UCI_PerLeu_2.1, whole genome shotgun sequence containing:
- the Vipr2 gene encoding vasoactive intestinal polypeptide receptor 2 — protein: MRASVLLTCYCWLLMPVSSIHPECRFHLEIQKEETKCADLLSRQTEEHRGCSGVWDNITCWRPADIGETVTVPCPTVFSNFYSRPGNISKNCTHDGWSETFPDFIDACGYSDPEDESKITFYILVKAIYTLGYSVSLMSLTTGSIIICLFRKLHCTRNYIHLNLFLSFMLRAISVLVKDSVLYSSSGTLRCHDQPASWVGCKLSLVFFQYCIMANFYWLLVEGLYLHTLLVAILPPSRCFLAYLLIGWGIPSVCIGAWTATRLSLEDTGCWDTNDHSIPWWVIRIPILISIVVNFALFISIIRILLQKLTSPDVGGNDQSQYKRLAKSTLLLIPLFGVHYMVFAAFPIGISSTYQILFELCVGSFQGLVVAVLYCFLNSEVQCELKRRWRGLCLTQPGSRDYRLHSWSMSRNGSESALQIHRGSRTQSFLQTETSVI